One Candidatus Palauibacter soopunensis DNA window includes the following coding sequences:
- a CDS encoding glycosyltransferase family 2 protein, producing the protein MIHIGIPVHNERETIGPLLWRIRELLCGERRQFHVLVCDDASDDGTDEALERYPRVLPLTVLRNEARRGYAASLDRLIRATLRRSDYPRRDAFVSMQGDFSDPPERLPEMLRRFEGGADLVTVARGDAEPFTRRLTRAGGRLCARQLLSAPAVTDPYASLRLYRLFALERALAAGDGPLVRYEGWAANAALLLQVWPFVRRFEEIPHDPHPLRRYREARFRAGEQLQQLFAAGRDRALREIGRQIAEAA; encoded by the coding sequence GTGATTCACATCGGGATTCCGGTTCACAACGAGCGCGAGACGATCGGTCCGCTGCTGTGGCGGATCCGCGAACTGCTTTGCGGCGAGCGACGGCAGTTTCACGTGCTCGTCTGCGACGACGCCTCGGACGACGGGACGGACGAGGCACTCGAGCGGTACCCGCGGGTGCTCCCGCTCACCGTGCTTCGCAACGAAGCGCGGCGGGGCTACGCGGCGAGCCTCGACCGGCTGATCCGGGCGACACTTCGCCGGTCGGACTATCCGCGACGCGACGCTTTCGTCTCCATGCAGGGTGATTTTTCCGATCCGCCCGAGCGCTTGCCGGAGATGCTTCGGCGCTTCGAAGGCGGCGCCGATCTCGTCACGGTCGCGCGCGGTGATGCGGAACCCTTCACACGGCGTCTGACCCGGGCCGGCGGCCGGCTCTGCGCCCGTCAACTGCTGTCGGCTCCAGCCGTGACGGACCCTTATGCTTCTCTTCGGTTATATAGGTTGTTCGCTCTGGAACGCGCTCTCGCCGCTGGCGATGGGCCGCTGGTGCGGTACGAAGGTTGGGCCGCCAACGCCGCGCTGCTCCTGCAGGTGTGGCCGTTTGTACGAAGATTCGAGGAGATTCCGCATGATCCGCACCCCCTCCGCCGATACCGTGAGGCCCGCTTCCGGGCCGGCGAGCAACTCCAGCAGTTGTTTGCCGCCGGCCGGGACCGCGCCTTGCGCGAGATCGGCCGGCAGATCGCCGAGGCGGCCTGA
- a CDS encoding lysophospholipid acyltransferase family protein — protein sequence MTDRAGRDGRSGGRRLADALVDGGVAGLHLGLRAAPEPVALAAGRTLGTLCRDPLRVRRRVVESQLAASFPAAPPRWVRDTARACYRHFGREAALLMGGPSRIERTLSRVVDVAGLGPRLQAAVAERDGAVVVAGHLGNWELGGAAVRALGVRVTTVVQRQRGAFGRRLRNLRARLGLDVLDRDAAARPALDALRSGRILALVADQHTRRGSAPIDFLGRPAWTSLAPARLCLAADVPLFFAALVRDPAGYRIVHEEIDGGGSGADGDPVEVTKGWVRVLEREVERRPEQYFWFHRRWKRVAQHGEGA from the coding sequence GTGACCGACCGGGCGGGTCGGGACGGCCGGAGCGGCGGCCGGCGGCTTGCGGACGCGCTCGTGGACGGCGGAGTCGCCGGCCTGCATCTGGGGCTGCGCGCCGCGCCGGAACCGGTGGCGCTGGCGGCCGGCCGGACGCTCGGGACGCTGTGTCGCGACCCGCTCCGCGTGCGTCGCCGTGTCGTCGAGTCCCAGCTCGCCGCGAGCTTCCCCGCCGCGCCGCCGCGCTGGGTGCGCGACACGGCTCGCGCCTGCTACCGGCACTTCGGCCGGGAGGCCGCGCTCCTCATGGGCGGTCCGTCCCGAATCGAGCGAACGCTGTCTCGCGTCGTCGACGTGGCCGGGCTCGGCCCGCGCCTGCAAGCGGCGGTCGCGGAGCGCGACGGCGCCGTGGTCGTCGCCGGGCACCTCGGCAACTGGGAGCTCGGCGGCGCCGCCGTGCGAGCGCTCGGAGTGCGCGTGACGACCGTAGTGCAGCGCCAGCGAGGCGCCTTCGGCCGTCGGCTGCGCAACCTGCGCGCGCGGCTCGGGCTGGACGTGCTCGACCGCGACGCGGCGGCGCGTCCGGCGCTCGACGCGCTGCGCTCGGGCCGGATCCTGGCCCTCGTGGCCGATCAGCACACCCGGCGCGGCAGCGCCCCGATCGACTTCCTGGGCCGCCCCGCCTGGACGTCGCTCGCCCCGGCGCGTTTGTGTCTCGCCGCCGATGTCCCTCTCTTCTTCGCGGCCCTGGTGCGAGACCCGGCGGGGTACAGGATCGTCCATGAAGAGATCGACGGCGGCGGATCCGGCGCCGACGGCGATCCGGTCGAGGTCACGAAGGGATGGGTTCGGGTGCTGGAGAGGGAGGTCGAGCGGCGACCGGAGCAGTACTTCTGGTTCCACCGACGCTGGAAGCGGGTGGCGCAACACGGAGAAGGCGCGTGA
- a CDS encoding ABC transporter ATP-binding protein, producing MNPGRSGEGASSYRRLLRFLRPYRWTFLASLALGVLAAGLEAFSLLLLIPFLRSLFGMGAPLPGGGRNAAERFIDGIAGGWLGPEAGLDGLRAVCVLVLAALLLKNLCIVGGRALSIRTQEFLVRDVRNAVHAHLQHLPLAFFERGKVGQLIARVITDAGEAKPVVTDALAQAVRQVATLAAYAVALFALSWRLALIAVVLVPLVWLGLRPLLGRLRERFRRTWDDHGELVAALQESLGAVRLVKSRVAEDFEKERFHRRSDAFSRKRIAAATTRHLASPLSEVLASVVALGLVWIGASFVGGGGSIAPEQFVAFVTIALRAITPVKGFAQYPAIAAQGLAAADRFFEILDQDPEPAGGSRIATGPEREVRYEGVSFAYEPGRAALRGIDIVIPRGSVVAVVGSSGSGKSTLVDLLPRFADPQSGRVTIDGTDIREFSVDSLRRLIGLVGQEAVLFHDTVAANIAYGEGTPDSAAVEAAARTAGAHGFIAGLPDGYDTVLGDRGVRLSTGQRQRIGIARAIFRDPPILILDEATSAVDAETETALRTAAEGFRGRTVIVVAHRLSTVREADRIFVLERGRLVDAGRHDALVSRGGPYRRLFGHQLERVSQP from the coding sequence CTGGACTTTCCTCGCGAGCCTGGCGCTCGGCGTGCTCGCGGCCGGACTCGAGGCGTTCAGCCTCCTCCTGCTCATCCCGTTCCTCCGCTCGCTCTTCGGCATGGGGGCTCCCCTGCCCGGCGGCGGACGGAACGCGGCGGAGCGCTTCATCGACGGGATCGCGGGGGGATGGCTCGGCCCGGAAGCCGGACTGGACGGGCTGCGGGCCGTGTGCGTGCTGGTGCTCGCCGCGCTCCTCCTCAAGAACCTCTGCATCGTCGGGGGGCGGGCGCTCTCGATCCGCACGCAGGAGTTTCTCGTCCGTGATGTGCGCAACGCGGTGCACGCGCACCTGCAGCACCTGCCACTCGCCTTCTTCGAGCGCGGAAAGGTGGGCCAATTGATCGCGCGCGTGATCACGGACGCCGGGGAGGCGAAGCCCGTCGTGACGGATGCGCTCGCGCAGGCCGTTCGCCAGGTGGCGACGCTCGCGGCCTACGCGGTGGCGCTGTTCGCTCTCTCGTGGAGGCTGGCGCTGATCGCCGTCGTCCTCGTGCCGCTCGTGTGGCTCGGCCTGCGGCCGCTGCTCGGACGGCTGCGCGAGAGGTTCCGCCGCACCTGGGATGACCACGGCGAACTCGTCGCGGCGCTGCAGGAATCGCTTGGCGCGGTGCGGCTTGTGAAGTCGAGGGTCGCCGAGGACTTCGAGAAGGAGCGCTTTCACCGCCGTTCGGACGCGTTCAGCCGCAAGCGGATCGCCGCGGCCACGACCCGACACCTCGCCTCGCCCCTTTCCGAGGTGCTCGCGTCCGTCGTGGCGCTTGGACTCGTCTGGATCGGAGCGTCGTTCGTGGGGGGCGGCGGGTCGATCGCGCCCGAGCAGTTCGTCGCCTTCGTGACCATCGCGCTACGCGCCATCACGCCGGTGAAGGGGTTCGCGCAGTATCCGGCCATCGCCGCGCAGGGGCTCGCCGCGGCGGACCGCTTCTTCGAGATCCTCGACCAGGATCCGGAGCCGGCGGGCGGGTCGCGGATCGCGACGGGTCCCGAACGGGAGGTCCGCTACGAGGGCGTCAGCTTCGCCTACGAGCCGGGGCGGGCCGCGCTGCGAGGCATCGATATCGTCATCCCGCGCGGCTCCGTTGTCGCCGTCGTCGGGTCGTCGGGGAGCGGAAAATCCACGCTGGTCGACCTGCTGCCGAGGTTTGCGGATCCGCAGTCGGGACGGGTCACGATTGATGGGACGGACATCCGGGAGTTCTCGGTGGACTCCCTTCGCCGGCTCATCGGTCTCGTGGGGCAGGAGGCGGTGCTCTTCCACGACACGGTGGCGGCAAACATCGCCTACGGGGAGGGCACGCCGGACTCGGCTGCGGTCGAGGCGGCGGCGCGCACGGCCGGCGCGCACGGCTTCATCGCGGGACTGCCCGATGGCTACGACACCGTGCTCGGTGATCGCGGCGTGCGTCTGTCGACGGGCCAGCGCCAGCGCATCGGGATCGCGCGGGCCATCTTCCGTGATCCCCCGATCCTCATCCTGGACGAAGCCACGTCGGCGGTGGATGCTGAAACGGAGACGGCACTCAGGACGGCGGCGGAAGGCTTTCGCGGCCGCACCGTGATCGTGGTCGCCCACCGGCTCTCCACGGTGCGCGAGGCCGATCGGATCTTCGTCCTCGAGCGCGGGCGACTGGTGGACGCCGGCCGCCACGACGCGCTCGTATCTCGCGGCGGGCCGTACCGTCGGCTCTTCGGCCACCAACTCGAACGCGTCTCGCAACCGTGA